A genomic region of Spirochaetota bacterium contains the following coding sequences:
- a CDS encoding Txe/YoeB family addiction module toxin, whose product MNILFTEESWADYLYWQKTDKIILKRINLLIQDILREPFDGKGKPEPLKFQLQGCWSRRIDQEHRLVYEIVKDELRIILCRYHYR is encoded by the coding sequence ATGAACATCCTTTTCACGGAGGAATCGTGGGCGGACTACCTGTACTGGCAAAAAACGGATAAAATAATACTTAAAAGGATCAACCTCCTTATTCAGGACATTCTGCGCGAGCCCTTCGACGGCAAAGGCAAACCGGAACCGCTCAAATTCCAGCTCCAGGGCTGCTGGTCAAGGCGCATCGACCAGGAGCACCGGCTTGTGTATGAGATCGTGAAGGATGAGCTTAGGATTATTTTATGCCGATATCATTACAGGTAG
- a CDS encoding type II toxin-antitoxin system prevent-host-death family antitoxin, whose product MNAVNYSELRKRLKAYLRKVYEDHEPLIITRKNNENVVLVSVEDYNSLVETNYLLSNEANAKRLLKSLESSRKGKTIRKDLVSG is encoded by the coding sequence ATGAACGCCGTTAACTATTCCGAATTACGCAAACGCCTGAAAGCATACCTGCGCAAGGTGTACGAGGATCACGAGCCTCTAATCATCACGCGCAAGAACAATGAAAACGTCGTGCTGGTTTCAGTAGAAGACTATAATTCCCTGGTCGAGACGAATTACCTTCTGTCGAACGAGGCGAACGCGAAAAGGCTCCTGAAGTCTCTAGAAAGCTCCAGGAAGGGGAAAACCATCCGGAAGGACCTGGTGAGCGGATGA